The segment GCGCGCTCAGCGCCAGTGGAATCACGTTCCGCGTGCTCTTCCTGGACGCCAGCGACAACGTCCTGGTCCGTCGCTTTGAGCAAGGGCGCCGCCCGCATCCGCTCCAAGGCGGTGGCCGGATCCTGGACGGTATCGCGGCAGAACGCGACGTGCTGAAGGAACTCCGGGAATCGGCAGATGTTGTCCTGGACACCAGTACATACAACGTCCACGGCTTGGCGACAGCCATCACTGAACTATTCACCGACACCGGCCCCGTGGCTTTGCGCTTGAACGTCATGAGCTTCGGCTTCAAGTACGGCCTGCCCGTGGACGCCAACTTCGTGGCGGACGCACGCTTCATCCCCAACCCGCACTGGGTCCCGAAGTTGCGCCCGCACACGGGACTCGATGCCGACGTCAGCGACTATGTGCTGGGGGCCGACGGTGTCAAGGACTTCATTGATCGCTACGTTCTTGCCCTGGAACCGGTCCTCGACGGCTACCGGACGGAAAACAAGCATTACGCCACCATCGCCGTCGGCTGCACAGGGGGCAAACACCGTTCAGTCGCGGTTGCCGTCGAACTTTCCAAACGGTTGGCGCAATTTCCCAGGGTCACCGTCACCACGAGCCACCGCGATCTGGGTCGCGAGTAATGGGGGTTCTGACCGGACCCTTGCCGCTTGTTCCTCCCAAGGGGACGACGGGCAGCCAGCCGGCCAAAGGGCCCACGGTAGTTGCGCTCGGGGGCGGTCACGGGCTGTCCGCATCACTGTCTGCGTTGCGGTTGTTGACCTCCGAGCTCACCGCGATTGTGACCGTTGCCGACGACGGCGGCTCCTCCGGGCGGCTCCGGGAAGAGTACGGCGTCCTTCCGCCCGGCGACCTGCGGATGGCGCTGAGCGCGCTCTGTGATGACACCGATTGGGGGCGCACCTGGCGGGACGTCATGCAGCACCGCTTCAAGACTCCGGGCGGCGGGGAAGGCTCCCTGGACCACCACGCCATGGGAAACCTGCTCATCGTTACTCTCTGGGAACTGCTCGGGGACGCCGTGGCGGGACTGAAATGGGCCGGTGCCCTCCTGGGTGCCCGCGGTCAGGTCCTGCCGATGTCCACCCAACCCTTGAACATCGAAGGTGACGTCAGGGTGCCGTTGTCCGGGGGCGGGTACGAGCTCCAGACGGTGAAGGGCCAGGCCAAGTGCGCTGTTGCCGGGTCCCTCGAAA is part of the Arthrobacter methylotrophus genome and harbors:
- the rapZ gene encoding RNase adapter RapZ, coding for MSESTAGSDAEQDGLIPVKPVEAELLVVTGMSGAGRSTASDALEDHGWYVVENLPPQMLGTLAEIVSHAPQSIPKLAVVVDVRSKGLFTDIRTALGALSASGITFRVLFLDASDNVLVRRFEQGRRPHPLQGGGRILDGIAAERDVLKELRESADVVLDTSTYNVHGLATAITELFTDTGPVALRLNVMSFGFKYGLPVDANFVADARFIPNPHWVPKLRPHTGLDADVSDYVLGADGVKDFIDRYVLALEPVLDGYRTENKHYATIAVGCTGGKHRSVAVAVELSKRLAQFPRVTVTTSHRDLGRE
- a CDS encoding uridine diphosphate-N-acetylglucosamine-binding protein YvcK, whose protein sequence is MGVLTGPLPLVPPKGTTGSQPAKGPTVVALGGGHGLSASLSALRLLTSELTAIVTVADDGGSSGRLREEYGVLPPGDLRMALSALCDDTDWGRTWRDVMQHRFKTPGGGEGSLDHHAMGNLLIVTLWELLGDAVAGLKWAGALLGARGQVLPMSTQPLNIEGDVRVPLSGGGYELQTVKGQAKCAVAGSLENVRLSPEDARACIEALTAIEFADWVVLGPGSWYTSVLPHLLLPEMRQALCDTPAKRCLTMNLAMDTKETSGMSAADHLDALRHYAPEFSVDVVLADPSSISDLKEFERAAGMIGAEVVLGKVGASSRRPVHDPLRLASAYHDIFGNS